The genomic segment tttatgattttatttctttttgacgATATTGAATATAGCTTTAAAAAACgtacaaaatcaataaataaattaaaaaaactattatcatttaatagaaatattttaaaactggTGTCGACCTAAAATTAAGTAGGGTGGCTTGACTCCAATAAGTGTgctggagataggggagaaggtaGCGGGAACGGGAGTGTGGGAGTGTAGGGAGGACATGGATATTATGTGGAATAGGGCTTCCAGTTGCATCAAGGAGACATCTAGAGAGTTGTTGGGAGTTTTGAGGGGCCGGTCTGGCCAACATtggggggactggtggtggaatggagaagttaagaagaaggtgAAGACTAAGGCATATGCTTAGTTGatggagagtaaggatgaagagggaAAGCGGGTGAacagggaggagtacaagttagctaggaaggaggccaAGTTAGCGGTTACGGCAGCTAAGTCAGCAGCATTTGAAAGCTTGTATGCGGGATTAGAGGAAAGAGGTGGgaaaaagaggttgtatagggttgctaaggctagggagcggaagggtcgtgaccttgaccaagtgaagtgcattaaggggaagGATGGCAGAGTATTGGTGGAGGACGGTCACATTAAGAGAAGATGACAGGCATATTTTCATAGACTCTTGAATGATGGAGACAAAGACATTGTGTTAGGAGAGTTAGAGCACTCAGAGAAGGGTCGTGATTTCAGTTATTGTAAACGTTTCAAGGTGGAAGAGGTTAGAGAGACTATTCAAAGGATGCGAGGGGGTAGGGCGACAGGATCTGACGACATTCTGATAAATTTTTGGAGGTATACAGGCAAGGCACGTTTAAGGTGTCTGACTGAATTATTTAACGGCATTTTCAAGACTACAAAGATGCCCAAGGCTTGGAGATAGAGTACTATGATTTCTTTATACAATAACAAGAGTGtcattcagagttgtaacaactacAGAGGTatcaagttattgagtcacactatacagatttgggagagggtggtcgAGTGGAGGTTGAAGAGGATTGTGTCTATTTCTGAGAATCAGTTTGAATTTATGTCCAGTCGCTCAAGACAGAGGCTATTCACCTTGTGTGGAGATTGTTGGATCAGTATAAGGAGAGGAAAAGTGACTTACACAtagtgttcatcgacctggagaaggcatacgacaaaatCCTtggggaggttctttggagatgcttggaggtgggAGGGATCCCGGTGGCGTACATTAAAtagattaaggacatgtatgatggagcgaagaCTCGAATGAGAACGGTGGGCGGAGATTCAAAGCATTTCctatcttgacagggttgcaccagggaccaactcttagcccatttttgtttgccttggtgatggatgtgttgacacagCGTATTCatggagaggtgccttggtgtatactATTTActgatgatgtagttttgattaatGAGACGCGAAGGGGTGTTAATGATAAATTAGAAGTTTAGAGGCAAACCCTGGAGtttaaagggttcaggttgaggtGGACCAAGACGGAGgacttggaatgcaagtttaatgacttgaagCAGGAGGACGAGGTAGTAATGAAGATGGATTCTCAAGTTATTTGTAAGATggatagttttaaatatattgggtctatgatttaggggagTAGTGGGATTGATGAGGATGtatctcaccgtattggggcaggatggattAAATGGAGGCTAGCCCCGGGAGTTTTTtctgataagaaggtgcctctcaaacttaaaggcaaattctataaagtgGTAGTCCGTCTGGCCATgttatatggagcggagtgttggtcaATCAAGCACTCCCATATCCAAAATTcaaaggtggcggagatgaaaATGTTGTGTTAGATGTGTAGACTTACTAGGGGAGATAGgcttaggaatgagactattcgggagaaggtgggagtgtcttcggtggaggacaagatgcgggaagtgaggttgagatggtttgggcatgtgacgAGGAGAGACActgatgccccagttcgtaggtgtgagagctTGGCTTTAGATGGTTTTAGATGGGGTAGagataggccgaagaaatactgaaggaaGATGATTAGATATGACATAGAGCAGTcacaacttactgaggacatggcttttgataggaagatatggaggacACGAATTAGGGCAGAGGGCTAGTGCGTGTGGGTGAGTCGTAGCTAGTAATTAGGAGTACTTTGGTGCAGTCGGACTAGCAGTCTTAGGGCTTTGAACATAAGCCAGAGTTTCTAGTTAGGAGGGTTTGAGTGAGGTGTGTGTCTTTGGTTTGTTAGTGTATAGTATTAATTACTTTGTGGGTattctatttctattatttcatcttgtttcttgctTTATTATGACTTTGTTTACTTCCATTTTGGTACTGAGCCGatggtctatcgaaaacagtctctctatttctttgttgttgttgtattttaaaactttgaactGAACTACTCAAATCTataaagtaataaataataattttacaatAACATCCAAAGTTAATATATTGAAGCACATGGTTAACGTCTTTTTAACTTGAATCAATCAttactattataaataataatattactatgtgAAATACAATACTATACTAAAAAacaacaattatgaaaaaaaatcatattaatttttattattatgtatatgtataattttaaggccataaattaaaatttggctttaaaccactaattttattgagacgtcCTTGCATATGCAACATACAAAACTATATGGGCCTAGTGGTCAGTGAAATACGAGCATTGGTGATTCTGTTAAATACGAGTGTAGGCCAAAGCTAACATTAGGTGATTCCGATTTGTGTAAACCTTAATGGAAATAGTCGAGATGAGCATGAACTAGTTAGTAATATGAAGTCGTAGTCATTATTTATTTGTGCTCTTAGGAACAGaaatcaaacaccctaaatataAGCAGTTATATCAACAGAGTTACTCGTTACTTGTGTTGACGGGAGATCAAGTGCAAGTTGACACGACCTCCATAATTATAAAAATTGGTTGATCTTTATTGATAGTATATTTTTGAACATatgcatgattttaaatgaaAAGGACTTCTTTGGTCTTATTTCATTATGACTCCGTTAGCATAAAAATTCCAGTAGTCATGATCTTTTTTATGTCAccatcaataaaagaaaattattcatGAATTCCAAGAATTcaattttattatgaaaaatcaCTTTTTTTAAAAGACAGAAAcacttcttttttgaaaaattagtgGTGGATAACAATTAAATAATATAAGCTACGAGCAATTTCgcaaaaaattattacaaatttaTAAGCTATAAGCAACTTAACGATGAATTACTATGAAATTCGCagctaattttaattctttttaataaCGGTTAAATGTAtaaacttggcacgatctttcactttggcacctcaagtggatattgttcacttttggcacatcaagtagccataaagtgtgtcattttggcacctttcGACATCTTCACTGATGAGTATATCTCACTCGCTGTCAACGTGGATAAAATGACCAATTGATTTGTGCCAACTCATTTAAATTGCCACATCATTCTTTATATTcacaattaatttttaaaaaattctccaCCATCATCCATCCTCCCGACAACCCCCCACCCCAAGTCCTCTTATCTATTTGGCAGCCCCCCTCCCGCACCCCCAAACCCCACGATACAGAAGATAATTACAAGAAACAATGTTGTACATATGGCAATTCTGTCCGCAAAATCAAGGGAatcaatatatttataatttgaaCATAAGACAGCTGGGGAAGGCCTAAAGTTTGGTGCTGTAGGAGAATCAAGAATGGTGGATAGGTCGAATAAGGTGGGgttcttgtatttttctttttcaactggGGGTTTATTCAATTTCTTTTACTGGCTTAAAGTTTGAATCTTTCCTAATTGGGGTTTTGCCTGATTTACATAAATTATGTGAGAAAGAATGAAAATTGCACCTTTAAATTAGTGACAAATGAAAAATTCTAAGTGCAAGTCGATGGGGGTGAAACTAAGCCCTTGGACTAAACTTATGGAGGTGATGAATTCGTGGAGTTGTTGTTGTGGAGAAGGAGTATTTGTTAATTGTTGTTAGTGTGTTCGTTAGATTCTTGAAAAATTCAACCTGCATTAATAAAGGTTAAGGTTGTGTGGAGAAGACAATATGAGGGAGAAGACAATAGAAATTTGCaatgattttaagaaaaattaaagatgaaaaattacgaaaatatccctaaaaatttacaaaaatacccccaAACGCGCTTAAAagcgagtgtaatacactctctttgttgattcagcaaaaggtgctaaaatgacacactttatggctacttgaggtgtcaaaagtgaacaacgtccacttaaggtgccaaagtgaaagatcgtgccaagtttagggggTCGTCGATGGATTTGGccttaataaaagaaaattattcatGAATTCCAAGAATTcaattttattatgaaaaatcactttttttaaaagacaaaaacacttcttttttgaaaaattagcGGTGGATAACAACTAAATAATATAAGCTACGAGCAATTTCGtgaaaaattattacaaatttaTAAGCTATAAGCAACTTAACAATGAATTACTATGAAATTTGCagctaattttatttctttttattaacGGCTAAGTGTATAATAGAGTGAGGGAAATTATATAGACGAAATATCCAGCGAATGGTGGACGATGACGGAATGACAATTGGTCGCCGAGCAATGGCGCAACCTCATGTAGTAGTCAGTTggacatatttcatcaaaaaaattatattatgcatatagaaaattattaaaaatatatttatcagaaattattttttatacatatatggtgttcttatcaaaatttttggacatttTGTGaggtgtctttttcttttctctttgctGACATGTCTTTATTTAATTGGTCTGATTTGTTGTATGTGAAGTAAGTGACGTCATACTTGGATTTATTTACACGTTCATTGGACAAACTTTTGTTAGAGCTGGAGGATTTTAATAGGTAATGAACCAAATTTGACGTGTTAAAATGAAAATTGGAATCAATTTTTAAGAGAAATCTTTGTACTTTATTTagcaaaaataattttactatcataaatatctaaataatatataaacttgacgttaattttatttttttattcaatattcagtatttatgtttacattatgcAAGACTTCTTAAACTGAAAAGTGTTCTCTGCCAGAACTTTTATAAGTGAAATCTAACTTTATTGCAACATGTGTACATAATTTTTATCCGAGTTTAATTTCTGTGCATCCTCAGTGCATAAAATATTTTAGACTATCAATTAACTTGACCTGTTATTGCAGGTTAtccaattatttacataaaaattaacaaagaaaaagttAGGTAACCTGCAATAGCAAGTCAAGTTTACGTGATAGTGTAAAATATTTTGTACACTCACGAtccacaaaacttaaattcttttgatccttgtctttcaactttttcaaagtATGTTCGGTAATATCTTTGAActtgtttttaattaatttttaaagatgattttttcaattgaaaaaactATTTTCACTTATAAACTTcagaaaaataatcaaataaacacATATATTTAATTCTCGAACACCttttttcaatttctattttcaattttttttattttttcaaatttcaatcaAATCTTTGTCCAAACACATATTTCCTctatttgaaaaagaatgatcaactttctttttaaatttgtttaaggaaaatgactccttttttttttgtaatactttaatttcaactttctacgTAACATGTTTAATActacaagattaaaggatattttgatttattttcttgatataaatttaatttaaaatcataaaatttaaaatcttctttatttttttaaactcttatctaagtcaaaataggtcattcCAATGAAAGGTGGTCGATGGCCGAACGAGCATTGGTCGCCAAGCAACCACATGTATTACAAGGTGGTCAGTTGGACATACttcattcaaaaattatactatgcATATAATTTATTCGAAATACAttgatcaaaaattattttttataggtaTATATTAAGTTCTGAGTGTCTTTATCAAAATTTTGGGACATGaggtgtctttttcttttcttctctttgctGACATGTCTTTATTTAATTGGTCTGATTTGTTATATGTGAAGTAAGTGATGTCACACTTACACGTTCATTGGACACACTTTTGTTGGAATTGGAGGGTTTTAAGAGGTAACGAAGGATTCGTTTGGCAaagtttattaaaaatattaatgtatatattagtttaatgtatattataagtaccttatttgatatatttttgaatctatgtataactaatgcaagcattcgttatacactttattgtgtattgaggtgtgcaTTAATAATACACACCATTTCATATGTTTTAGTAATACAAAAACtccaatacatgcattaatttgttaaataataattttacccCTCTTTTTTGCATCCTTTTTGCTAAGATTTGTAGCTAGCTGTTGCTGCCTCCATTTGAGTGTTTCAGCAGCTGCCAGACATGGTTACTGCAGCAAACGTTATGAACGTCCCTAGCCTTAACCCCCTCGGTGTGTCGATGGCTCGTATCGACTATGCTCCTGGTGGCACCAACCCACCCGACGTCCACCCACGAGCCACCGAGATCATCTACGTGTTACACGGTCAATTGCTTGTTGGTTTcattaacataaatatatattatttttaatacatcaaaccaaatactgtataagaaataatatatgtataactaataccagCATTAGTAATACTTGGATTAATAATGCAAGCATTAATAATACACCttattcaacattatttttatacactctaccaaacgacccctaaagaGTTTAAATTTTATGCACGGTCAGTGTATCAGTTTTTGCACCATCATGTAATGTTAGTGATTTTTGATCAtaataatctatttttaaaaattataaaaaaaaatatatcaataatatacCAAAAAAGGGATATTCAAGGCAAGTAGAATCCACCTTGATTCCAACCAAAATTATTTCCACAgccaaattattttctttttcaaatttaatagattATGAATATTTCTGTATGTTTCATCGATTCAAGTTAGCATCAACGGTTGGGaccttataaaaaaatatttttttaagtaagCTTCAAAGGTAACAACAAGTTTCTTCTTCTTTGCGGTATGTCATCATATATTTCAAACAAATTctagattcttttcttatttacTAGCATAACAGATCTAATCATTTATAGTGAGAGCTTATTAGAAGCTAAGCTTCATTAAGCTGTAATTGGTTCAGATACCAATTGTTTGAACGTCATAGGAAAGATGTAGAACAAACACTTTCAGGAAAAGATTGTACCACCAAATTCTATACCTTTTGGCGAATGATAAAGTAGTTAATACAACTTTTGATTTAAGAAACGTGAAGCTTAGATTgtcaaaaaaaattcctttagaTATATTTTCATTAGCATGTAAAATTCACCACATATGGTGTAATTGAGAATTCTATAACAAATTAGTATAATAGAGTTATGGTGGTAGAAGAAAtattaagagagagaaaaaataattattttagatgGAAACAGAGGATTTTAAGGGATGCGAGAGGGAATAGGTAAAATcagttctttaattttattttaaaaaagaaaaaaaatagaaaaaataggcAGATTAAAGTTATCTGATGGTGTAAAAAATTGATACAGTGACGGTGCATAAAATTTAAACTCTGACGtggtaaaatcaaaatttgaatctTACTTTAAgagacatttttttttaatttagcaaaaataattttactaCCCCAAATATATCTAAACTATTTtcacttataaaaataaaaataataatcaaataaacaCATATTTgaacataattttaatttttgaacaccttttttcaatttctactttcaattttttttttgttgggggGCGGGGGCATGAATCTCGGTAGCTTGAagattaattatataaaatctcgatattttgtttaattattgaaaatctcaattttgaatctaccaagatacataattagttttcgatttttcctttgtaaagatatataattagcgctcaatacatttttttcaattttagtttttcctaaatacataatatatccaacgaatataaatttttttcttttgtaaagatacataactaactcttgatatattttttcgattttaaatgtaatgagatatataattagttttgatacatccaataaagatacataattaattgagatttttgtaattactttataaggatGAAAATtcgtataaatataataaatatgtttatgctacttttctttttttcttatttttcaaatttcaaccaAATCTATATCCAAACACATAAGAAATTCATTCACACTTAATTTGGGAAGGATTTAAAAGCGCCCCACTACTTACTAAAACTCAAAACTCACCCCAAATTTCCAGCATATATGTAGAAAAACCCTTTCTCACTTTTTGTGCCCTCAAGATTTACAATTCGTTCAGACCAACAAGAAAAATACACACAGAAAGAGAGTAGAAAATGGGATGGATCGGAGAGCAAATCGATTCAATTAAGTCTATTCAGTATAGACAACTCGTTACTCAAGCTATTAGTCTTGGTTCGTTTTTCAATATCTTCTTGTAcaaattttcaattcaatttagaTTTTATAACACGtagattcagtttttttttttctttttcaataataataataataattttgttgttgaaATTGTTTGATTTTGCAATTCTGTGTGTTTTTTGGACCTATCAGTCGAATCTATTCCGACCCTTTTGGGTTGACTGTGGTGGCAGAGCGAGGATTTTCATTGAGGAGATCAGaagtacataaaaaatatttttgaccatttaaaaatagaataaaaatagtataattttcagTTGAAAGGGCCCTCGGATGAAAGGTGGAACCACCTCAGGTTGACCGATATAGTCTAGTGTACTAAAGCTACAGCTATGTGGGGTCCATGGAAGGGCTGGACCTCTTAATGCATTCACAATTCAGAATAAATTTACTGTTTTTTGGTGGTTGTAAAGTGtcagttcttggatttttttaaaaattaatttattgggatttttgatgaaaaaaaattgtctttagGTCTTTGATGTAGTTTAAATTAGGTTGCTTTTTATTAGGATAATAAGTATTTATCTGCTTGCGGAATCACCTCATTGCGTGTTGATTTTTTTGCTTTGAATGCACAAAGCATTTTGTATATTTGTCTTGATTCTTTCATGGTGATTTCGGATTGATAgtttataatattaatatatggGTGTTTGGTTTCTTGTATCGTTCGGTTGtgtgtttttataattttttatttgttatactgGTGTCTTTTTTGGGACGTCGGATAGATAGTTTATAAAGCCGTTGGATAGGTAGTTTATAAAGCAGTCAGATAGATAGGTTATAATATTAATCTATGGTTGTCTTGTTTCTTGTATCGTTCGGTGttgtgtttatatattttttgtttgttatactggtGTCTGtcctgagccaggggtctatcggaaatagcgtCTACTTCATCTGGGCAGTGTTATGGATTGCATACACTTTActttccccagaccccactttgtgggaatacactggatatgttgttgtttcaTGGtgcattttaaatttattaggATTGGTTTTAGTACCAAAGAAACCAAATTTAGATGCCTATTTACTATTGTTGAGCTTTATTCAAGGCTAATGACCAAGTCCCATTGGTCTGTAAGCTTGTTATGTGGCATTTATTTGGTCGCTAACGGTTTCTTGTACTAGTGCTTGTTTGGGTTGGGCAGATTGCTATGAGAAGTTCTATATCTTATTCTTCTTTATATAATAATTGAACTTGTTGTCTCAAGGTGAACTATAGAACATGAAACAGGCTGAAAGATTTAGACCCAAATCAAGTACATCTTAAGTCTGTGTAACAAATTAAGAGAACTCTTTtatgcatataaatattttttttggtgtgaGAAGGCAAGAAATAACTTAATTGAGTGGCAAGGTTGAATAAGTTATGTCCTCAACAATAACAACAGCAAACCCAGTgcattcccacatagtggggtttggggagggtaagatgtacgcagtccataccactacctccgaagaagtagcaaggttgtttccgatagacccccggctcaagacacgagataatAACCAAATccgtaataaagcatggaacaagatgagaAGACATAAATAAGCCACCCACAATGAATCATaaacaaataatagtaaacaaattcgtaataaagcatgcaacaaggtggcataacaagaataatacacccacTAAGTAAAGCCCTACCCCAACGACCcaaactggcactagccttctaacctaattcgcgtcctccagatcttcctatctagggtcatgtcctcagtgagctgcaactgctccatgtcccgcttAATTACCTCTCCCTAGTATTTCTTCGgcccacccctaccccacctgaAGCCATCCAACGCAAGCctttcacacctacgaactggggcatccgtgctcctcctcatcacgtgcccgaaccatctcaatcgaacttcccgcatcttgtcctccaccgaagtcactccaaCTTTTTCCCGAatggtctcattccgaactctatcacccctagtaagcccacacatccaaagcaacatccgcatttctaccacctttaatttttgaatgttagagtttttgactggccaacactccgctccataaaGCATGGCCGGCCGGACTGCCACCCTATAGAGCTTGCCTTTATGCTTGGGCgacacctttttatcacacaataCCCCCGAGAcgagctttcacttcatccatcccgccccaatacagtgggagacatcctcgtcaatctcacaaTTCCCTTGAATCaaggacccgagatacttgaaactatccctcttacacacctcctgggaatccaaccttagTACCACTTCGTTCTCCTTCCgtatgtcattaaacttgcatttcaaatactctgtcttgctcctactcaacctgaaccccttagactcaagggtctatctcCACACCTCTAGTTTATCATTCACACACACCCGCGTCTCATCCATCAAAACTACATCAGCAGCAAAAAGCATACACTAAGGCACCTTTCCTTGAATAcaccgcgtcaacacatccatcaccaaagcaaacaaaaatgggctaagagtagatccctgggaaatgctctgaatctcctcccgccgtcctaaCCTGAGTCTTAGccccatcatacatgtccttgattgctctaATATACGCCAtcgggactccactcacctccaagtatctccagagaacctccctagggactttgtcgtacgccttctccaagtcgataaacaccatgtgcaggtccttcttcctttccctatactgttccatcagtctccgcaccaggtgaattgcctccgtcgtcgagcgcccAGGCATAAATTCAAACTGGTTTGTCGAGATAGTCACTAACCTCCTCAACCTAAACTCGACCACTCTTTCCCAAATATTCATAgtgtggctcaataacttaatacccctatagttgttgcaactctgaatgtcacccttgttcttatgtagagggatcatagtactccatctccaagcctcgggcattttcgccgACTTGAAAATGCCGTTAAATAGACCAGTCAACCATCTCAAGCCAGCCTCgctagaaaacttccaaaaatccataggaatctcatcaggccccgtcgccctacccctatgcatcctgcgaacaacctctctgacctcctctaccttaaagcgtctacaataactaaaatcacgacaCTCCTCAGAGTGCTCCAGCTCCCTTAACACAAGAGCTctatccccttcatcattcaaTAACCTATCAAAGTACGTCTGCCATTTCTTCTTAACGTGACCGTCCTCCACtaacactctaccatcctcctccttaatgcacttcacctggttgAGGTCACAACCCTTCCTCTCCCTGGTCTTAGCAAGCCTAAACAATCTCTTTTCCGCTCCTTTCGCCTCCAACCCCGTATACAAGCTCTCGAACGCTGCTAtcttagccgccgtaactgctaccttagcctccttcctagatATCTTGCACTCCTCCGTATTAGCCCGCTTCTCCTCTTTAtccttactctcaatcaactttgcatacgcccccttcttcgtcttcactttcttcttaacttcttcattccaccaccaatccccctgacGGTGACCAGCCCGATCCCAAGaaatacccaacacctcactagcagtctccttgatgcacctagccaccctatcccacacATCATCCACACCTCCCTTACACTCCCATACCCTCATTCCCTCCACCTTCTCCTCTATCTCCCGTGCAGTCGCCGGCGTTAAGCCACCttacttaattctaggtctaccctCCTCATGCCTTCTCTTCTTATCTTTCTTAAAATACCCAAGTCCATTACCAAAAGTCTATGTTGAGTCGAAAGATTCTTACTcgga from the Capsicum annuum cultivar UCD-10X-F1 chromosome 9, UCD10Xv1.1, whole genome shotgun sequence genome contains:
- the LOC124887189 gene encoding uncharacterized protein LOC124887189, encoding MESKDEEGKRVNREEYKLARKEAKLAVTAAKSAAFESLYAGLEERGGKKRLYRSLKTEAIHLVWRLLDQYKERKSDLHIVFIDLEKAYDKILGEVLWRCLEVGGIPVAYIK